The following DNA comes from Rosa rugosa chromosome 5, drRosRugo1.1, whole genome shotgun sequence.
AAATCCAAAACACAAAAATCACCCTCACAATAACAATCACCCACCTAAGAACGCAATTATTGTATGAGACTTCACTACATCTATCTGGGAGCAAGCCACAAACCCGCCTGGATCCCACCCGTGTAAAACATGCTTGATTCCTCAGTTCATCACCGCCTCTTCGCAGAGACCCGAACACGACATAAATTTCTACCCGCGTAGATAAGCCGCATTTCCTCAACCGCCGATTCTCTTAGCTATCGTCCTAAAACATCGGTAAACACACCCCGTGTCAAAAACACAGCCTTCAAATCATAGTTGTGACCGGTGCAATAAGATCGTTGGCTCGCCTACGCAACAGGCAAGCACCGAAACTCATGGCTGCTACCACCGCCTACAACGAAGCGCTAGGGTTTGTAAAGAGAAACCCTACCTTCGACTAATAAATGGTTAGAAGATTAGAGTCGTAAACGAGCGAAGGTGATAAGAAGTTATTTGAAGTTAAGAAAAATTATGGGgtgtgaaatttgcacacccaaaTTTACAAACTACAcaccctttcatttttttaataattttttatctCACATTTTTTTACACTTCCTAAAATGCCCTAAATCAgagtttccttttctttctttttggggtcctctctctctctctccaggaTTGTTTTTATGCTTGTACTGGTTTCAATGTTAGCATTTGCGATTACTGAATCTGATCAACTTGTTAATGGTGTTTGTTAAGAATCCAGCTAGAACATGTAATGATATGGATTGTTGAGGGCCTGAGGCTAAATATTTGTCAAGTTATTGAATATCAATTGTAATGGAATTGTAACCTGTCAAAGTCCAGAGATTCAATCTGGGGACcttggaaaaaggaaaaaagaagccATTTTTCCATCTGGGTATTCACAATTCTGTTTTCTTATTctgggttttgagaaaaaattgaGTCTTGAAGCTTTTTCTCATCTAAGTTTTGAGAAAAGTTTGAATCTGGAAAACTTTTCTCATCTGGGTTTTGCGAAAAGTTTGAATCTTGAAGCTTTTCTCATTTGGGTTTTGGAGTATTTATGACCTTCTAATCCACCACCAGTCACAAGCGAGCGATTTTGAATTTGCTGGTGACCGCAACACCGTGGACGGCGGCGATAAATAAAGTTGGTCAATGAATCCCTGATCTTTAAACCAAACCAAAGGTCTGCAGATCAGATAAGTTAACAGCTAGCTCTCCATTTGCCCTCTCATCCCTGCTGAATCTAGCTAGCAACAACCTTCGGTGGATTAAATTCTATTTGAAACCCGCAGAAAGACAAGAACAAATACGCCTTCGCCGAGCACGCCTTCAAACTCGTCGCCAATGCATGGGCCCTTCTCTCCGACCCGGCCAAGAAGTCGGTCTTCGACACCGAGCTGGGTCTCTACAGCCCAGTCGATCTCACCGCCGCCGCCGGTCCAAGAGATGTCAGAAAAGCAGGAAGTGCGTGAGGGAAGTGCAGGTtttggagaggagagagagatagagaggacccaaaaaaaaaaaaaaaattctgatttAGGGTATTTTAGGAAGTGTAAAAAAAGGTgagatgaaatattattaaaaaaaataaaagggtgtGTGTGGTTTGTAAATTTGAGTGTGCAAATTTCTTAGGTTTATCTACAGCTACCTAACAAATGACATAACTCAttcattttaaatgttttaaagGTCTCAAATCCGACTCATCAACTGCAAAACTTTAGAAACTAGTAACACTATTTTTCTAAGATAATCTCTTTCTGAATTCTACCATGCCACACGCGTAAACACAAATCATGCTGCATCTTAACATGATACAACGTATTCTTCATGTTCTATCAATATTCTTTGACGTAATTACAGTTTAATCGTGTAAATTTTTCTGGAGTAGTAGATCGAACCAAATTTCCTTGAGTGCAACAAGGCATCTTTCTCTTTTGTTGTTCATGATTCCTAATTTCATATCAGTCTGCCCTACATATTTCTTATGACCCCTTTAAAAGATTAAAAAGAATTTACAAATCTGTATCAATGTATCATATTCCATTAGCCGTAAAACGTTTCGTTTCATCCTACTCCTCCGCAGGCAGCGTTTCAAAACGCCACGAAAAATCGGAGTAATCAGACGATTCAAAATACACATCTGAGTGCTCAAACAGGCCATCAAACGCCCCGTAACCGCTGTCATCAAAGTGACTACCAGCTCCGCCGTTAAACTCGAACGAGTCGTAACTCGGACCCTGGTCATCAAACCGCCACAACTCGCCGATTCCGGACGAGTCAGACGACACTCTGACCAACTCAGACTCTCTGTCGTTCGCCACCTCGCCGCTAAACCCGCCGGACGGCGGAAGGCCGAGCTCATCATCAGACGCTTCTAGAAGGTGTGCGAGATCCGGATTGGACTCGCCGGAATCTGACGTAAGATCGACCACCGGCACCGGAGCGGCGGCCGTGTCGGGCTCCGGACGAGGCGAAGTTGAGCAAGAATTGGAGATCTCTTCCTCGAAGCTCTTCATGAACGAGTCGAGGTCCTGAGTCGCCGGAACGGGATCGAAATCGTCGAGGAAGTCCAGTAGGTCGTCTCTGAGTCGCTTAACTTCGACCGAGTCGTGCTCCGAGTCGGACTCGTAGTCCCGAACTCGCTTCTTGATATTCGTGTCTTCCATTAAAAATCGAAGAAAATCTGATGAGAGATTTTTCAGGTAAGATTTTTCAGATGATCGTAAAGCAGTGGTGGTGTGGAAAAGCGATGAGAGAAGCGATCGATATATATAGGGGGAcaatttagagagagaaagtgagagtgTGGGTGATGATGGTGACGCGGGCGCGTGGGATCGAATACTTAGGCCATCACGGACGCCTTGcctttttaaaatttttctttttctcatttcATCTGTTACTTCTTTCCATGATGTCTGCTTTTTCCAGATTTGTTTTCTATTAATTGGTTTGAATTCCGGGTTCAGGTCCGGGTCAGTTGTGTTTGGCCCACTCGCCCTTAGTCAATCACGgcgttattttcttttatttttctgataAACCTGCTTTTCTTGACTCCTTCGTTGGGCTCGGCTCGGCTTGACTATGATGGTGGGATGGAGTGGATGAAATTCTTGGTAATAGCGAGGGTGTTTTGGGTAATATGGATTGGGTGTTTTAGAGTGGAATCAGtggattgaattgaattgaatggGTATTGGATTGGTTTCGGGTTGATTGAGGTGGAATTAATGGGGAGGTGAGACTGACTTTTTCAATAAAGACCGGTGTGAGAGGAAGGTTGTAGGTAATTGATTACGTAATCTTTCTGGAAATTGGACGACCTTATTGGGTGGTTAATGGTTTGACCGTTTAAGTGATGACACCGATGGCTACTTGAACGAAGCAATTGCAGATAACATACGAAATTTCTTTTATAATTAGAGAGTCGGAGGAAGACGTATCTGTTTTAGCAGATATCTTGAAAAAATGAATATTAGGGTTTAGGATCTCAaatattgatagaaatcaattcattttttttttaaattacactTAATAGCGCCTTAATTATCAGCACGTGactaaaaaattattatttaaaTAATATTATCacatttaaaataataataccGTATAATATAATGGTATGCCTATAAAGAAGAACAATTGATATAACCTCATAACCTGTCTTACATTGACTCCTATAACTGTTGTGATTTCCCAAAAATAGGGAAATGATATTTTGCAACACATACTGCATTTTTAAAGACATAAGTCGCACGCGAGAACGCGGCCTTCCGCATGTACATGTGCATGCAGGAAGGCTAGTGTAATATAATGATATGACTATAAAAAATAACAATTGATATGACATCTGAAGTGATATATCCCAtctgactaaaaaaaaaaaaaagtgatataTCTCATAtcttttattttgttaattgTAAAACAAACTAACGAGGAGCTTCGATCTCCAACTGAATATTTCTGTcttctttcaatttttcaaaAATACAATCATTAGATATGTCATAACTTATTAGTCATAAGTAACACATTTACGTTTGACTATCGAGAACTTCAGAATAATCTCTTAAAAATTTCAACCAGTGTGTGTAACACAAAAGTCTAAAAGGACGCCATTCTCGAATCAACGACATGTCAATAGGGGATCCAGCGGGTGCTTATTGTTCTGTTCCAACTCAAAGAAAAAATTGGGTGGGCGACAGCCCGATCCACATTTTCCTCTCTCCTCCGGTTTGGCGCGCAGGCGAGCCAAATTCCCTTTTGGCGCGCCGACAGCAACACATGGCAGAGGCAGATGATCGACACGTCAAAGTTAAACGTATGCGTAGGCCAGCCGCTGTTTTGATAAAGTCGACGGTCGTTGATTAGATTTTGGGTTTGCTCCAAGTTGCCGACTTGCCGTTTGGCCTTGGCTTTCAAGTTTCCACGTGGCCGTACCTTTTTTCAATTTATTATCTACCCGCCTTTAGGCGCCAGATTTCGCATCTGTTTTTTCAATAATGGCAATGTgagagggagagaaagagagagaaaagagagatctAGAAATAAATTATTAATGCACTGGGCAAGAGTGGGTCCACCTGTATACAGGGTATTTAAAAGCATTCACATGATGCAGGGTGGGTGTACGTTATTTATGTCGTGGTATTCACTTTTCACGAGGAGTTTGGTGTTATGGTAATCAGGTAATGGACACAACTATACTACGGCTGCACTGCTGTACCATGGCCTGTACCATACGGCCATCTTTTGAAAACAATCAGTTTAGattataataataatacatGAATTTTTACGGTACAAATAATATctaatcacatattcacattaaAGTTGATATGGTTTGATACAAGTATAAAGTTGTTCTAAAATAGTTTATAAGGAGTCGATCTAACTCTAAACCAAACTAATCTACATGATAAATTgatttattaatttctaataatAAAAATCTTTAATATATTATACCAATCAATAAATAGCAATCCACCTAATACCCATAAAACCAAACACTTATTAAATGTATTAAATGACATAAAACTTATAATATATTGGTAAAATTCATGAACACATCAGATTGCTATTATTTGACATTCGTCTGATATACATTGAGCTTAGTTTAAGCTCGAGtcaaccaccacaggtggtcgagttggtaagagcctcgaagtgtggaacccccacacccgggttcgaatcccgccgactcttattggagttaaatcccaatatattattggtggccaggggggaggaagcgttctgacatgaTCTCCAgacacggattagtctctgggcctaggaagcctttgaggaacCATGTGatctcaatcaaaaaaaaaaaaagtttaagctCGAGTCTCCTTAGTTGACAAAATCCATAAAAACAAGTCTTTAATGAGCCTTCGTTCGATTTCAAGGTTGGATCAGAAAAATAGAGCTTGGTGATAGATGTTGGAATCAAAAGGTAGTTAAGGATTTGTACAGTGAGGTGGGTTAGAATCTAAGGGAATCCTAGGCTCTCTTGGCCTCGATGCCTAGAATCACAAAATTAAATGTTGAAATTTGAATCCCAAATCAAAACGGGTGATATTGCTAATATTGATACCATTTTGATCATATTGTATTGATTTATATATCACTTTATGATCACGTAAATTTTGCTTTGGTGAAACCGCACTGCAACTGTTGAATCTTTCTGGCTCGCCAATAAGAGAGAAGTCTCTTACTGCAATAAGATTTTCATCAAATTTGACAGATACAGAAAACTAGTGAAC
Coding sequences within:
- the LOC133712459 gene encoding uncharacterized protein LOC133712459; translation: MEDTNIKKRVRDYESDSEHDSVEVKRLRDDLLDFLDDFDPVPATQDLDSFMKSFEEEISNSCSTSPRPEPDTAAAPVPVVDLTSDSGESNPDLAHLLEASDDELGLPPSGGFSGEVANDRESELVRVSSDSSGIGELWRFDDQGPSYDSFEFNGGAGSHFDDSGYGAFDGLFEHSDVYFESSDYSDFSWRFETLPAEE